The following are encoded together in the Drosophila sechellia strain sech25 chromosome 3R, ASM438219v1, whole genome shotgun sequence genome:
- the LOC6607326 gene encoding aminopeptidase N, with translation MARWLLNSFSLILLLAVGSLQARLILPLSPDDGPRDQGTMETKGADLFAAPRVDDNSAGNYRLPNTTEPESYNVELWTNVHNGDTQFTGTVNIDIRVLSETSNITLHYRQTSNFEATIISRDGATPTAIPLTVTPELQREFLVLTRTTAGEAFGANTNWTITINYTGIHRSDMGGFYISSYTDDDGKQHFLATTQFESTNARHAFPCYDEPARRANFTITIHHDPSYTAISNMPVNTAASSSGVTAFQTTPKMSTYLVAFIVSDFESTTGELNGIRQRVFSRKGKQDQQEWALWSGLVVESSLASYFGVPFALPKLDQAGIPDFSAGAMENWGLATYRERYMWWNKQNSTINLKTNIANIIGHEYAHMWFGDLVSVKWWTYLWLKEGFATLFSYESNDIAFPLWDTYQIFHVSDYNSALINDALASAVPMTHYVQTPTEISNRYNTFSYAKPASVLYMFKNAWTDKVFRTGLNKYLTKNKYTSCDEWDLFASFQESADELGFKLPASVDDIFSSWSHQAGYPLLTVTRNYNAGTITITQKRYVANKTDTNTATWYVPLNFATANKYDYRDTSATHYLLNVTETVISDVEASSDDWILVNIQNSGYYRTLYDTQNYGLITAALKSQPWRFHPRNRAQLLYDTYIFVSTDRLSHSILLELLGYLTNEQQYAPWSTANTILTVYDRYLRGDDLYYHFQNFVRLLIDPIFEQIGVNEIPGEHYLNNYLRIVLVSLACQVGSNDCYNQSAKKLSEYLYNGTAIEATLKTQAYCAGLRSTTNDIYSRVQSDLLSSSDSTDRSLFISSLGCSGSTSQLLDFLRLSLDTANSLSYSERTSLLNSAYSRSEIGLTATLDFLETNWEAYAKLSDSAKPLDAALRGIATYVVSEKQKTRLNALVDVVKAEGPSYINDDLSTTIDSRITFNFAWLEVNRDPVLNWIEDSFRENGSPSLTSSITTILVSAMALLLFRLY, from the exons ATGGCACGGTGGCTGCTTAACTCGTTTTCGCTGATCCTGCTCCTAGCAGTGGGCAGCCTGCAGGCGCGCCTGATCCTTCCCTTATCCCCGGACGATGGACCAAGGGACCAAGGGACGATGGAGACCAAGGGAGCAGACCTCTTTGCCGCTCCCCGCGTGGATGATAATAGTGCCGGCAATTACCGACTGCCGAATACAACGGAACCGGAGTCCTACAATGTGGAACTTTGGACCAATGTCCATAATGGCGATACCCAATTCACTGGCACCGTCAATATCGATATCCGGGTGTTGAGCGAGACATCGAATATTACGCTTCACTACCGCCAGACGTCGAATTTTGAAGCCACAATTATCAGCCGGGAtggtgccacgcccactgcaaTTCCACTCACTGTTACCCCAGAGTTGCAGCGCGAATTCCTCGTCCTTACGCGGACCACCGCTGGTGAGGCATTTGGAGCCAACACCAACTGGACCATCACGATCAACTACACTGGCATCCACCGATCTGATATGGGCGGTTTCTACATCTCCAGCTATACAGACGATGATGGCAAGCAGCA CTTCCTGGCCACCACGCAATTCGAGAGCACAAACGCCCGTCACGCGTTTCCCTGTTACGATGAGCCTGCCCGTAGAGCCAACTTTACGATTACCATCCACCATGATCCTTCCTACACTGCCATCAGCAATATGCCGGTAAACACCGCTGCCAGCAG CTCGGGTGTCACTGCTTTCCAGACGACGCCTAAGATGTCCACCTACCTGGTGGCCTTCATCGTCTCCGATTTTGAGTCCACCACCGGGGAACTGAATGGCATCCGCCAGCGGGTTTTCTCGCGCAAGGGAAAGCAGGATCAGCAGGAATGGGCCCTTTGGTCCGGATTGGTTGTGGAGTCCAGTCTGGCTAGCTACTTTGGTGTTCCCTTCGCACTGCCCAAGCTGGATCAAGCTGGCATACCGGACTTCTCTGCCGGAGCCATGGAGAACTGGGGTCTGGCCACCTACCGTGAGCGGTACATGTGGTGGAACAAGCAGAACTCCACGATCAACCTGAAGACGAACATTGCCAATATCATTGGACACGAGTACGCGCACATGTGGTTCGGCGATCTGGTATCCGTCAAATGGTGGACCTATCTGTGGCTCAAGGAGGGCTTTGCTACCCTCTTCTCGTACGAATCGAACGATATCGCTTTCCCACTGTGGGACACCTATCAGATCTTCCACGTAAGCGACTACAACAGCGCTCTGATTAACGACGCCCTGGCCTCGGCCGTTCCCATGACGCACTACGTCCAGACCCCAACGGAGATCTCCAACCGATACAACACCTTCTCGTACGCCAAGCCCGCCAGTGTTCTGTACATGTTCAAGAACGCCTGGACGGACAAGGTATTCCGCACTGGATTGAACAAATACCTGACTAAGAA CAAATATACTTCCTGCGACGAATGGGATCTATTTGCATCCTTCCAGGAGTCGGCCGACGAATTGGGCTTTAAGCTGCCCGCCAGTGTGGACGACATCTTCAGCAGCTGGTCCCACCAGGCTGGTTATCCCCTTCTCACAGTGACCCGTAATTACAATGCCGGCACTATAACGATCACCCAGAAGCGTTACGTGGCGAACAAAACTGATACAAATACCGCAACCTGGTATGTGCCACTGAACTTTGCCACTGCCAACAAGTACGATTACCGTGACACGAGTGCCACACATTACTTGCTTAATGTGACGGAGACCGTGATCTCGGATGTCGAGGCTTCCAGCGATGACTGGATACTTGTGAATATCCAGAATTCCGGCTACTATCGCACCCTGTACGATACGCAGAACTATGGTCTAATTACGGCAGCTCTGAAGTCCCAGCCCTGGAGGTTCCATCCTCGTAACAGGGCACAACTGCTGTACGATACGTACATTTTTGTCAGCACCGATCGCCTGAGCCACAGCAtcctgctggagctgctgggTTACCTGACGAATGAGCAGCAGTATGCTCCTTGGTCCACTGCCAACACTATTCTGACCGTCTACGATCGTTACTTGCGTGGCGATGATTTGTACTACCACTTCCAAAATTTCGTGAGGCTCCTGATCGATCCCATCTTCGAACAAATCGGTGTAAACGAGATTCCCGGCGAGCACTATCTGAACAACTATCTGCGCATCGTGCTGGTCAGCTTGGCCTGCCAGGTGGGATCCAACGATTGCTATAACCAGTCGGCCAAGAAATTATCCGAGTACCTATACAATGGCACTGCCATTGAGGCCACTCTAAAGACTCAAGCCTACTGTGCGGGTCTACGATCGACTACCAATGACATCTATAGCAGAGTGCAGTCAGATTTGCTTAGTTCCTCAGACTCCACAGATCGCAGCCTGTTCATCTCCTCGTTGGGCTGCTCTGGAAGTACGAGCCAGCTGCTAGATTTCTTGAGACTTTCCCTGGACACCGCCAATAGTTTGAGCTACTCGGAGCGCACTTCCCTGCTGAACTCGGCCTATTCCCGCAGTGAAATCGGTCTTACCGCTACCTTGGATTTCCTGGAGACCAACTGGGAGGCATATGCCAAGCTTTCGGACTCTGCAAAGCCCCTGGATGCTGCCCTGCGTGGCATTGCCACCTATGTGGTCAGTGAGAAGCAAAAGACGAGG CTTAACGCTTTGGTGGATGTTGTGAAGGCTGAAGGACCGAGTTATATCAATGATGATCTGAGCACCACCATTGACTCCAGAATCACATTCAACTTCGCTTGGTTGGAAGTTAATCGTGATCCAGTGCTCAACTGGATCGAGGATTCCTTTAGGGAGAACGGCAGTCCCTCTCTGACCTCATCCATCACTACAATCCTGGTCAGTGCGATGGCTCTGCTACTGTTCAGGCTATATTAA
- the LOC6607327 gene encoding aminopeptidase N yields the protein MSRVQNGGMSVFLVLLLAISATQAAVVRQYPILDSLQHLENPMQRSVVPFAGEDNYRLPNDTIPSHYAVSLSTNVHTGDTVFNGTVAITLSVLSTTTKIVVHARQLENFTASIIQQGVTEAVAQELTHEYEAEREFLTFSKTGLTFPEDTTWILTINYQGHLRTDNGGFYLSTYTDEEGNTKYLATTQFESTDARHAFPCYDEPSKRAEFTITIKHDPSYNAISNMPVDTSSTSGVTVFQKTVNMPSYLVAFIVSEFVFSEGELNGLPQRVFSRKGTEHEQEWALTTGMLVEKRLSGYFDVPFALPKLDQAGIPDFAAGAMENWGLATYREEYLLYNTENSTTSTQTNIATIEAHEDAHMWFGDLVAIEWWSFLWLKEGFATLFENLAVDLAYPEWDIFQTFHAVSYQSALVNDASANARPMSHFVQKPSEIALLYDSVSYAKAGSVLDMWRHALTNTVFQRGLHNYLVDNQFTAANPSKLFEGIAKAAVEENYEVKATVADMMGSWTNQGGVPLLTVTRNYENGSFTVKQSVYTNDKDYTNDKLWYVPINYAESHNPDFRDTEATHYLLNQSEITINSGLDQTSWLILNKKSTGYYRVLYDTQNYQLITSALTTRPHKIDPRNRAQLINDLYRFATSGRVPYATLLELLTYLPQENQYSPWSATNTVITLLNRYLSGDADYDNFQFYVRELVSLQFDKFGVNDNKGDHHLVPFTRNVLINLACLAGLENCLTETTAKLTALVENGTKIEPNLQSQVYCNGLKQADDKTFDFVFNKLLNSTDQAERRLLISALGCSQNTAQLEKFVSSSIEPEGLRDQERITVLSPVYSRGEVGLLVAIEFLQKNWEKYGQLNSGFGGVNPLYIDIVGISVYTVNDKQKEALQELVDTVKNSEYVPSTLQASVDSNVNANYAWLASNRDPLMTWVAGFRSGSSALNASILAILACLLAAKLF from the exons ATGAGTCGCGTGCAGAACGGCGGCATGTCCGTATTCTTGGTCCTTTTGCTGGCCATTTCCGCCACCCAGGCGGCTGTGGTTCGCCAATATCCGATCCTTGATAGCCTGCAACATCTGGAGAACCCCATGCAGCGATCGGTGGTTCCCTTCGCCGGTGAGGATAACTACCGCCTGCCCAACGATACGATCCCGAGTCATTATGCCGTGTCCTTGAGCACAAATGTGCACACGGGAGACACCGTGTTCAATGGTACCGTGGCCATCACCTTAAGCGTTTTGAGCACCACCACAAAAATTGTGGTCCACGCCCGCCAGCTGGAGAACTTTACAGCCTCCATTATTCAGCAGGGAGTCACTGAAGCCGTGGCCCAGGAATTGACACACGAATATGAAGCAGAGCGCGAGTTTCTTACCTTCAGCAAGACGGGACTAACTTTCCCCGAAGACACCACATGGATTCTGACAATCAACTACCAGGGACATCTGCGAACAGACAACGGAGGATTCTACTTGTCCACATACACGGATGAGGAGGGCAACACCAAGTACCTGGCCACCACCCAGTTCGAGTCCACTGACGCACGGCACGCCTTCCCCTGCTACGATGAACCCTCGAAGAGGGCGGAGTTCACCATCACCATTAAGCACGATCCAAGCTACAATGCCATCAGCAACATGCCAGTGGATACGAGCAG CACCTCTGGAGTCACCGTCTTCCAAAAGACTGTGAATATGCCATCCTACCTGGTGGCCTTTATTGTGTCCGAGTTTGTCTTCTCGGAGGGTGAGCTAAATGGCCTGCCACAGCGCGTCTTTTCCCGCAAGGGAACTGAGCATGAGCAGGAGTGGGCTCTGACCACCGGAATGCTGGTGGAGAAGCGTCTTTCCGGCTACTTTGATGTTCCCTTCGCCCTGCCCAAGCTAGATCAGGCTGGTATCCCGGACTTTGCCGCCGGTGCCATGGAGAACTGGGGTCTGGCCACGTACCGTGAGGAGTACTTGTTGTACAACACGGAAAACTCAACCACCAGCACGCAGACCAACATAGCTACCATTGAGGCGCACGAGGATGCCCACATGTGGTTTGGTGATCTGGTGGCCATCGAGTGGTGGAGCTTCCTTTGGCTAAAGGAAGGTTTCGCCACCCTTTTCGAGAACTTGGCTGTGGACTTG GCCTATCCCGAGTGGGACATTTTCCAGACCTTCCACGCTGTATCGTACCAGAGCGCTCTGGTGAATGATGCCAGCGCCAATGCCCGTCCCATGAGCCACTTCGTCCAGAAGCCCTCGGAGATTGCCCTGCTCTACGATTCCGTTTCGTATGCTAAGGCCGGATCCGTTCTGGACATGTGGCGGCATGCCCTGACTAACACCGTTTTCCAGCGCGGCCTACACAACTATCTGGTCGACAA TCAATTCACTGCTGCCAATCCCAGCAAGCTTTTCGAGGGCATTGCCAAAGCTGCCGTGGAGGAGAACTATGAAGTGAAAGCAACCGTGGCCGATATGATGGGTAGCTGGACAAACCAGGGAGGAGTTCCCTTACTGACCGTGACTCGTAACTACGAGAACGGAAGCTTCACAGTTAAGCAGTCGGTGTACACCAACGATAAGGATTATACGAATGACAAGTTGTGGTATGTGCCCATTAACTACGCCGAATCGCATAATCCCGACTTCCGCGACACCGAGGCTACTCACTATCTGCTGAACCAATCCGAGATTACCATCAATTCTGGTTTGGACCAGACCAGCTGGTTGATTCTGAACAAGAAATCCACTGGTTACTACCGCGTGCTCTATGATACCCAAAACTATCAACTGATCACCAGCGCATTGACCACCCGTCCCCACAAGATCGATCCCAGGAACCGAGCCCAGTTGATTAACGATTTGTACCGCTTTGCCACTAGTGGCCGTGTGCCCTATGCCACTTTGCTGGAGCTGTTGACCTACTTGCCCCAGGAGAATCAGTACTCTCCCTGGTCCGCTACCAACACAGTGATCACCCTGCTCAACCGCTACCTGAGCGGAGATGCGGATTATGACAACTTCCAGTTCTACGTCCGTGAACTGGTGAGCCTGCAGTTCGACAAGTTCGGAGTGAATGATAACAAAGGTGACCACCATTTGGTGCCATTTACCCGCAATGTGCTGATTAACCTCGCTTGTCTGGCGGGTCTGGAGAACTGTCTGACTGAGACCACGGCCAAGTTGACGGCTCTGGTGGAGAACGGAACTAAGATCGAGCCGAATCTGCAGTCGCAAGTGTACTGCAACGGCCTGAAGCAGGCCGATGACAAAACTTTTGACTTTGTGTTCAACAAGCTGCTGAACTCCACCGATCAGGCCGAGCGTCGTCTTCTGATCTCCGCCCTGGGCTGCTCCCAGAACACTGCCCAGCTGGAGAAGTTCGTGTCCAGCAGCATTGAGCCAGAGGGTTTGAGAGATCAGGAAAGGATCACGGTCCTGAGTCCGGTCTACTCCCGCGGCGAGGTGGGTCTGCTGGTCGCCATTGAGTTCCTGCAGAAGAACTGGGAGAAGTATGGTCAGCTGAATTCCGGCTTTGGTGGCGTTAACCCTCTGTACATCGACATTGTGGGTATTTCCGTCTATACGGTCAACGACAAGCAGAAGGAAGCCCTGCAAGAGTTGGTGGACACTGTCAAGAATTCAGAGTATGTGCCCAGCACCCTGCAGGCTAGCGTGGATAGCAACGTGAATGCAAACTACGCGTGGCTGGCTTCCAACAGGGATCCCCTGATGACCTGGGTCGCCGGATTCCGCAGCGGCAGCTCCGCCCTGAACGCCTCCATTTTGGCAATCCTTGCCTGCCTTCTGGCCGCCAAGCTGTTCTAA